The sequence AATGGGTCACGTAGAAATCCAAGTCACCGTCTGCATCGGCGTCGGCAACCGCGACACCCATCGAGGCTTGCGCTAGCGAAGTGCCACTGAGCCCGAGCCCGCGACTCGTCCCGGTCTCCTGATACGAGAGTTCCTCGTGTCGATAGGTCCAAAGATGATTCGCAGACATATCATTGGCAATGTAACAATCCAGCCCGCCTGTTCCGTCGAGCTGTCCCGCGACGATCCCCAAGCCGCGCCCGACCGTTGATACGTCAGCGAGAAGTTGGCTCTTCTCGACGACCCGTCCATCAGGCTGTACTGACCAAAGGACGTCCGGCTCAGCAGGAAACTGCAACGGGGGGCACGTGACGAGATGGCTGTCGCCGCCGCATTGATGATGAAACGGTTCCTCGCCGCCACAATAACAGACCTCGAAAATTTCGTTCAGTCCGTCCCCATCGAAATCCCCCATGGCCGCCGATGCCGACCAACGTTTGCCTTCGAGCCCCACCGCATGAGTGACGTCGACAAACGTCCCATCACCCTGGTTTTGATACAAACGGTTCTCGCCAATATTGCAATCAAACAGGTCTGAGAAACCGTCTTCATTATAATCACAAACCAAGACGCCTTGCCCAAAACCATGATCGGCGTAACCTGCCTCGACGTCGCATCGTAAAAAATTGCCATCGACATTTCGGTGCAAGGTGTTCGCGAAACTATTGGATTTCATCGGCGCTCCGTTGAGCACGGAGGAAGCCAGGTCAGGCCAACCGTCAAGGTCAAAGTCGATCACCCCCACGCCCCCGCCGACGGTCTGATAAATCCACAGCCACCGCTCCTCGTCGGATGATCGAGGCAAGGCTTCATGGTCATAGCTCAACGCAAAGGCTCGATCATTAAGCTTTGGAACCCGATTCGGCTGGAACGCATCCGGCCTCACCAATTCGACATCGAAATGCCAGTCAAAGTCACCAAGTCCCGCAAGGTCGAGTTGTTCGGGCAAGCTCGATCCTAGCATTTGCCAGGGCGTTCCAGAAGAAATGTGTTGGGCAACGTGTGCCAAGCGTTGATCGAGGTTTGCCACTGGGTCGTGAGCAACCTCACTTGCTTTGCGCGCCCAACCATATGCCTCCCAAGGTCGGCCCAACTCGACAAGCTGATCGGCGATTTCGAAACAGAATGTTTGCGACTGTTGCTCGGCCTCAAAAAAACGCCCCAACGCATCGCGAACGGCGGTTTCCTTTTCGATTCGGTCGGCCACCAGTTCCACTTGCGACGAGAGTCCGAGTTCCGAAAGGCTGTGGTGCAGGCCTCTCATGGCGTGGAAATGACTGGGGTTGATTCGCAGCGTTTCAAAATAAGCTCGACTGGCCGCTTGGTGATTTCCTGTCCGCAGCGACCAGTCACCTGCGATCGCCCAATAGTCCTCCGTTTCCCGAAGATGGGCAGGTATGCGTTTGGCCCAATCTTGGATCGCCGAACCGTCCTCGGACTCAACAATCGCGTGGCCGTATAGTACCCAAGCTGGATCGATATCGGGTCGAACGGCCAGTAATTGTGACAGTTTCGTTGCCGCCTCATGGTACTTTAAATCAGCGAAATCAATCGCCGCCAAGCCATACTGCAGTTCGTGACGTTCTGGGTGAGCGCGTACCAGCTCATAGATATAATTCCAATCCGGCTTCACGCGACCGGGATCCATGGCAACGGCAATGGTTTCAAAATCTCCTTGGCCATGTTTGATCAGCACACGCATTGCGAACAGAGATTCTTCCGCCATTCCGATCGCTGAACTGATGCCGGCGATATCATAATAAAACTGAGTCGCGGACGGATGTTCGGCAATCGCACGCTTTAGTAGCTGGACCGCTTCGTATGGCTGGCCAGAACGCACGTAAGCTTGCAGTAACTTATCGTAGAACGACCTGGACGAGCCCGGCCTCATCTCCATTACTGCACGATAAGACGCGATGGCGTCATCGACGCGACCCTTTTTCAGGTATGCGTCGCCGAGACGCTCAGCGGATTCCGCGGCCTCATCGCCGCCCACAATCAACAAAGAATTCAGTTGTTCGCGAGGCGTTGATAAAGCCTCTGTGACGCTTATGGGTGGTTGCCCTGCGGCAGACTGGGCGCTGGCAGACTGGGCGCTGGCTGATTGGCCGAGGGCAGATGGAGGTGTCGAGGAACTCGGGTGTGGCTCACATCCGAGCAACGCCAAAACTGTGAGCAGGAACAACAGCAGCATCAACTTTCTCCACTCTCGGCGGTGAAAGGAGATGCTGTTATCGTAAAAAAGATCGGGATACACAATCATGTCCAGTGAAAATCAAAAGTCGGACGAGATCACTTCCCTACCTGCTTTGGTACCCAACGCTCCCCACAGCCCGTAGGGGCTCGCGATTCCGGACTCAGTAATCTTTCCCGAGGAGTCAAATCCGATGGTGGGTCGGTTCTGGGTTCCCGCTTCGATGGACTCCGTCAGGAATTTGATCGCCCCATCTGCAAACGCCACATGCACACCGCCAGGGTGACGACTCGAAGGTGGCAGAATCCCACGACTGCCGTGAGCTTCAACAATGCAGGCGGAGTTAGGCGGCGAGATGGTTACGAACGCCGAGAATTGCGGGCGACCATCTGCCCAACGTCGCCCGCGACCGTGTTGCGGTGCACCCCCACCTCCTGGAGTTCCGTTATCGACGTCCAAATTCTGCCCGACGGCCCAAAACTTAGGCCGCGCGGGGTCGATGTAAGGTGATTGAGTGTAAGCGGCCGCGCCATTTCGTTCGACCGCAACATCGCGGAGGGGCGATGTCATGACGGCGCGGTCGCCCAGGTCACAAGCCACCTCGCCCGCCATCAGGGTATTGCTCAAACCGTCCTGGAAATCGCGGAACCGAGTGAAGTGCCGCGCTCGAAACGCACCCCGCGCGTAGGGCTGCTCTGCCGCCGATCCCCAGGTCCAACCGGCTTGGGAGGCGTCTCGCCCGTCATGCCAAATCCCAGAGTGATGCTGTTCGCGAATCGCGTCTCCCGTGCAAGCGGCATAGTTACTAAACGCCACCTCACCACCGCTGGCGACTGCGGGGTCACTTGGGCAACGCAGGCCTGGGACCTGTGTCAACCAAGGCACATAGTTCGCATTCCAAGGGCCGTTGCCCATTGCCGGAAAAGGCGGGACCTGGGGTGTCAATAAGTCCCGCTGAAACGCAAACGGATTGGAAATCTGCTGCCAGAGCGCCTGCTGCTCCATCATCGGCAAAACACCCACGCACCAACTTAACCAGTGCTGGTTCGTAATGTTCGAATCCGTTCCTTTTGTACCACCCGCTTGCATGGGCAGTCTGTCATAGGCCGAGTGATAGTTATGTAGTGCCAAGCCGATTTGCTTGAGATTGTTTGAGCAGCTCATCCGCCGGGCAGCCTCGCGAGCTGCTTGCACTGCGGGCAACAGCAGGCCCACCAAAACACCTATGATGGCGATCACGACTAAGAGTTCCACCAGGGTAAATCCATGGTGTCGGAATTGGTTTCTTGAAACAATGCGAAACACAGTCAAACCTTAATGAGTTGGAGATGCAGGTTGTAGAAGGAGGAAAGGCGACGTCGTCACCTCAAGCAATCGAGTGGGAATTAGGCCCCTGGCCGTTTGGACATTTGCTCGTTGTAGGCTTTTGCGGCCTCCTCCTCTTCTGCCGTCGGGAGGGCAAGCGGCTCGTATGTCGCCTGCTCATTCGAACTACATCCGGAGCAGAGGAAGGCGAGAAGAAAAAGAACGGGAAGCCGCATCAGTTTCATGACGATCAGACTCGAAAAGGGGCAGGAGTGAGAGGCAAGTGCAACGACAGCGAAATTCGTTTCGCTTCAACTTGCTAGTAGTCGCACATGCAATCGTTGAGCCAAGTGAAACCTGTGCTGCCTCCGCGATGCTTTATGCCGCCCTGCCCGCCGTCATCGAGTTCAAAGGCGCGTCATTGAGCTCACAGGTGGAACAACGCACCTCGAACTCTTGGCCGCGTGAGCTTCGCATCTCCAAGTCCATTACCGCATCCGCCAACAAAGTAGGCTAATCTGCGGCGACGCGTGCCTGTTTCACAGGCAGACGCTCCCACGTGTGGGTGGCAGACCCTCGGTCTTGGTCGCTGGAAACGCTGCTTCTCCTGTGCAGTGCCAAGCTCTGTATTTCAAGCCATCGGTGACTGCCGTGGGGGACCGCTTGCCGCTCGTTCTTCCGCACGATATTTCGGGAGTGGTGAATGGAACCGTTTTTTGCCCCCGCTCTCGTCTTGGTGCGACAAATCTCCGCGCTGTTGGAGTGAAAGAGCGAATGCTGGAAGGGGCATGCCAAGATCGTTTTCCGGCGCGGAGCTCACATCATGCTCGTGAGAACGTACCGGACTTGCCCCCTGACTTCGATTCCAAACGGGTTGCGACGATTACCATCGTTCGATCGACGCTCTTAAGCATGTCGTAGACCGTCAGCGCAGCGACCGAGGCGGCGGTGAGTGCTTCCATTTCGACGCCGGTCTTGGCCGTGGTCCGCACAGTCACCGAACACAGCAGCGATTCTTGGGATGTGGATGCCGCATCGACTGGAGCGAGCCACTGGAAGTCGACCTCGACGCCCTCGATCGGGATGGCATGACAGAGCGGGATCAGGGTTGCCGTCGCCTTCGCTGCGCCGATGGCCGCGATACGGGCGATGCCCAGAACATCCCCCTTGCGGCTGGTGCCGGCCCGAATGGCTTCGGCGGCGAGTGAGTTCATGCAAATTCGCGAGGACGCCGTAGCGATCCGCGCGGTGACAAGTTTGCCGGTCACATCCACCATGTGAGCTTGGCCAGCATCATCGAAATGCGTCGAGCTTTGCGAATCCGAGCGGTTCATGAACTCCATCCGATTTGTGAAAAAATGATGAAATAATGCAGTCGCGAAAGTTGGCGTGAGGGAACCGACTGCGATTGGAACACGTCGTAACCTGCGGTGGAAAAAAATTTCCGTGTGTCGATTGATCTTGACTTGCAAATTACGGCAATTGGCCGCTTGATCCGCTGATAGTGGTCATTCCTGCTGAAACGCATTAAAGAGTTACCCCGGTTTTGCTCGACACTAAGCCTTGGAAGGACACTTTCACTTTTACTTCGATTTTCTGCCCCGGTAGGTTATCGAAGTGAACGGCGAAGGTCGACGGACACCCAGGGGGGAATTCTGGGAAACGTGTTCGCGTTGCTCCGCATCGCCAATCCATACCATCAGACGTTGGTCTGACCGGTTGGTGGTCGATGCGGAGAACCAGAACGCGGTCGATGAGCGATCCTGTACGGGTTGTTTCGATCGGAGTCCTGTTTTCTTGCTGCGTGGAATCTACTGGTTAGATTGCCAACGCGGTCGAGAACGCAGTCTCCATCGAGAACAATTCGAAGACAGGCACGCGACAAGCGGCATCTGATTTTTTCCCCCGACATTCACGTACCCGCGTGGATGAGCCACCTCATATTTACATTTATCAACAGCGAGGATCCCACTTCGGCAAAGCGTTCAGCAGGATGCGAGCCGGCTGGCCCAGACCCAGCGTTTTGAGAATCGTTTGGTGCAAACTGATTGCGACCCACCGCAAAACCCAGTTTCACTGACAAACGATTGGACGAACGACCACGGGCCATCGAGGACATGGTTACCGACGCACCATGTTTTCAAGGGATGAATCAACGAGGCGTTTGGAGCACCTAGAATGAAGGTCTTCACAACTGGTCAGGTCGCCAAGATCTGTAAAGTTGCCCCGAGAACCGTTAGCAAATGGTTTGACTCGGGGCGTTTAAAAGGTTACCGGATTCCCGGATCGCAAGATCGGCGGATTCCGCGAGAATATTTGATCAAATTCCTGAAAGAGCACGGCATGCCGCTGGGCGATCTGGAAGACGAAGCGATGGCGAAATGCCTGATCGTCGCCCAGGATCAGGTGTTGATCGAAAACTTGAAGCGAGAGCTTCCCCCTGAAAAATCGTTCAAAGTCGCTGTCGCGGCGAGCGGTTTCGAAGCCGGGATTCAAGCCGAAAGCTTCAACCCAGACTGCATCATCGTGGACTTCTCGATCGGCAAGATCGAAGCGGTCCAGATTTGCCAGAACCTGCGGAAGAACATCGACTTCACCGACATTGTGCTGATCGCGTTGTTGCCCGATGACGGCCAACCGATGAGCTTCGATCGCAGCAGTATCAACGAAACGTTCAAGAAACCATTCGACGCGCACTTGCTCGCCGAACGTTTGCGAACTCTCGTCGGTGCCAAGAAAGAGTTGGTCTAAGGACTAACCGATTCATCGCCTCGCTCAAAAACGCCACTGACGCTTGCCCGCTCGCGTCCGTGGCGTTTTTTTATGGCTACTCGTTATCAATTCGCTTTTGATACTCTGCTCCCGGCCCTGTCTTTCATGAACACTGTCAGGTCGGCTACAACACACGGCCTCCTCTGCTACCATGCATCTGGCGACACCGCGTGTATCTCACCAGCCACCCCTTCTCTCGAAAACTAGCAGCCGATAGCTGAAAAGCTAGCAGCTTCTCTTATGACTGATCGCATCTCTCGCTTGTCCACCTCGCTGGCCGACCTCGACGTGGACGCTATGTTGATTGTCAACGACGTCAATGTTCGCTACCTCAGCGGTTTCACCGGCGACAGCTCGTGGCTGTTGGTGCTGCCCACATCGGTGACGATCCTCTCGGACGGGAGGTATCAAGTCCAGCTCGAGCAGGAGTGCCCGTCGATACCTGCCGCCATCCGTCCGCCAGGACAACGAATCGGTGAGCTGTTTGCCGAAGTGGCCTCGTCTTACAATCTGCGTCGGATCGGCATCGAATCGGGGCACGTCTCCATCGCGATGCTGCGAGATTGGGAAGCCAGGCTGCCTGAGATGACCTGGGTCGAAACGTCGTCTGTCGTCGAAAACTTTCGCGCCATCAAAGATGATTTTGAAATCGCGACGATTCGGCAGTCAATCGCAATCGCCCAGCAGGCTTTTCGGACGGTCACGGCGAACTTCAAACCGACCAAGACCGAGCAGGATATCCACTATGAACTCGAGGCCGCGATGCGGCAGCTCGGCGCCGAGGGCGTGTCGTTTCATCCGATCGTTGGGGCTGAGCCCAGTGGGGCGCTGCCGCACTATCGGCCAGGTGACATGCCGCTGGGCGAGTGTCGCACTTTATTGATTGATTGGGGGGCGAAAGTCGACGGGTATTGCAGCGATCTGACCCGCACTCTGCACCGCCCAGGCTCGAAATCTGCCAATTCCGACCGGTATGAAGCCGCTTACCAGGCCGTTCTCGAAGCGCAGCTCGCAGCGATTGCCACCATTCGCGACGGCGTCGCGGCCGTTGAGGTCGATGCCGCCGCCCGCGCCGTCCTCGCCAAAGCCGGTTTCGCCGAGGCATTCAGTCACGGACTGGGGCACGGTTTTGGACTCGAAATTCACGAAGATCCCCGCATGGGTCCAGCCTGCACCGAGACGCTCCGCAGCGGAATGGTGCTGACCGTCGAGCCAGGTGTGTATTTCGAGGGGGAGTTCGGTATTCGCATCGAAGATGATCTGTTGGTCACCGATACTGGCTGTGAATTGCTCAGCGACCTCCCCAAGGGTCTCGATGATTGCCCGCTGGTAATGTAAAACACCGGTCTGAATCCCCACGCACACCACCCTTTCGTTTTGAAACTCAGGCTTTTCGCATGACTGCTGATTCGCCCAAACGCGGCTCGACCACCAAGAGCGTTGGCTCGAAATCCCCTCAGGGGGCAAAATCTCGCTCAGCGACTGGACCGGGCGACGTTTTCGACATCGATCGCATTCGCCAGATCGTCGAGTTGATGGAGCAACACGAACTCAGCGAAGTGGACCTGCAGCAGGCCGACGATCGCATTCGATTGACCCGTGGCGGCTCGCAGCCCGTACCCGCCGCGTACCCCGTTAGCGCACCTGCCCCCGCCCCTGTCGCTGCGGCGCCAGCCCCGGCTCCGGCGGCCGCAGCCCCCGCTAGCGGTGGATCCGACGCAGCAGCATCGACCGCCGGTACGATCACGATTAATTCGCCCATGGTGGGGACATTCTACGCTCGAGCGAACCCCGAGGCGCCGGCGTTTGTCAAAGTTGGCGACCGGGTCAGCGAAGACACCGTCGTGTGCATCGTCGAAGCGATGAAGGTGTTCAACGAGATTCCCGCCGAATGCAGCGGCAAAATCGTCGAGGTGCTCGTGGGTGATCAGGAACCCGTCGACTTCAACAAGCCCCTCTTCCGCATCCAGACCGGTAGCTGAGCGATGTTTCAACGAATCTTGATCGCCAATCGTGGCGAAATTGCGCTGCGCATCATCCGTGCCTGCCGTGAAATGGGCATTGAATCCGTCGCGGTTTTTAGCCAAGCGGATGCCGACTCCATGCACGTCAAGCTCGCCGATCGGGCGATTTGCGTCGGTACCGCCCGCAGCGCCGATAGTTATCTTAAAACCGACCGGATCATCGCTGCGGCAGAAGTCTCCGGGGCGGATGCGATTCACCCCGGCTACGGTTTCTTAGCTGAGAATGCTCAGTTTAACGAAATGTGCCGGAGCAGCGGCTTTGAATTCATCGGTCCTTCGCCCAGCGCGATGGAAAAACTCGGAGACAAGAACACCGCCCGCAGCATGGCGGTTGCCCAGAACGTCCCCGTCGTGCCCGGGAGCGATGGGTTGATCACTGACTTTAGTCGCGCCGCGGCAGTAGCCCAGGAGATCGGGTTTCCGGTGCTGATCAAAGCCACCGCCGGTGGTGGCGGCAAAGGCATGCGGGTTGCCGAGAGCGAAGAGGTGCTCGTCAGCCAACTCGAAGCTGCGCGAAACGAAGCCATTGCAGCATTTGGCAATGGCGGTGTGTACCTCGAGAAATTCGTTGCGAACCCGCGTCACATCGAGGTTCAGGTCATCGCCGATACCCACGGGAACGTCTGCCATTTGTTCGAACGGGATTGCAGCGTCCAGCGGCGACACCAAAAACTCGTCGAAGAAGCTCCCAGTCCTGATCTGCCCCAAGAACGCCGCGAGGCGATCTGTGATGCCGCCGTCCG comes from Allorhodopirellula heiligendammensis and encodes:
- a CDS encoding FG-GAP-like repeat-containing protein, coding for MLLLFLLTVLALLGCEPHPSSSTPPSALGQSASAQSASAQSAAGQPPISVTEALSTPREQLNSLLIVGGDEAAESAERLGDAYLKKGRVDDAIASYRAVMEMRPGSSRSFYDKLLQAYVRSGQPYEAVQLLKRAIAEHPSATQFYYDIAGISSAIGMAEESLFAMRVLIKHGQGDFETIAVAMDPGRVKPDWNYIYELVRAHPERHELQYGLAAIDFADLKYHEAATKLSQLLAVRPDIDPAWVLYGHAIVESEDGSAIQDWAKRIPAHLRETEDYWAIAGDWSLRTGNHQAASRAYFETLRINPSHFHAMRGLHHSLSELGLSSQVELVADRIEKETAVRDALGRFFEAEQQSQTFCFEIADQLVELGRPWEAYGWARKASEVAHDPVANLDQRLAHVAQHISSGTPWQMLGSSLPEQLDLAGLGDFDWHFDVELVRPDAFQPNRVPKLNDRAFALSYDHEALPRSSDEERWLWIYQTVGGGVGVIDFDLDGWPDLASSVLNGAPMKSNSFANTLHRNVDGNFLRCDVEAGYADHGFGQGVLVCDYNEDGFSDLFDCNIGENRLYQNQGDGTFVDVTHAVGLEGKRWSASAAMGDFDGDGLNEIFEVCYCGGEEPFHHQCGGDSHLVTCPPLQFPAEPDVLWSVQPDGRVVEKSQLLADVSTVGRGLGIVAGQLDGTGGLDCYIANDMSANHLWTYRHEELSYQETGTSRGLGLSGTSLAQASMGVAVADADADGDLDFYVTHFSRDYNTYYEQVSPGNWADRTYQSGLLEPTMPWLGFGTQFLDLTNSGHLDLFIANGHVNRPAGGDEDYEMPPQLFQRTETGRWDESTASEIGEYFTGRHLGRSVAIADVNRDGQLDLAITHASTPSALLVNQTEKVADEGAYIRIYLKGTRSSRDAVGATVSGTVQGALRTHCLLSGNGYMGSNESVIHVGLGQASTFHDVKITWPSGQIDQVGDLEKNREYLCVESSTPNAPIVFELTR
- a CDS encoding DUF1559 domain-containing protein, which produces MVSRNQFRHHGFTLVELLVVIAIIGVLVGLLLPAVQAAREAARRMSCSNNLKQIGLALHNYHSAYDRLPMQAGGTKGTDSNITNQHWLSWCVGVLPMMEQQALWQQISNPFAFQRDLLTPQVPPFPAMGNGPWNANYVPWLTQVPGLRCPSDPAVASGGEVAFSNYAACTGDAIREQHHSGIWHDGRDASQAGWTWGSAAEQPYARGAFRARHFTRFRDFQDGLSNTLMAGEVACDLGDRAVMTSPLRDVAVERNGAAAYTQSPYIDPARPKFWAVGQNLDVDNGTPGGGGAPQHGRGRRWADGRPQFSAFVTISPPNSACIVEAHGSRGILPPSSRHPGGVHVAFADGAIKFLTESIEAGTQNRPTIGFDSSGKITESGIASPYGLWGALGTKAGREVISSDF
- the moaC gene encoding cyclic pyranopterin monophosphate synthase MoaC, with the translated sequence MNRSDSQSSTHFDDAGQAHMVDVTGKLVTARIATASSRICMNSLAAEAIRAGTSRKGDVLGIARIAAIGAAKATATLIPLCHAIPIEGVEVDFQWLAPVDAASTSQESLLCSVTVRTTAKTGVEMEALTAASVAALTVYDMLKSVDRTMVIVATRLESKSGGKSGTFSRA
- a CDS encoding helix-turn-helix domain-containing protein codes for the protein MKVFTTGQVAKICKVAPRTVSKWFDSGRLKGYRIPGSQDRRIPREYLIKFLKEHGMPLGDLEDEAMAKCLIVAQDQVLIENLKRELPPEKSFKVAVAASGFEAGIQAESFNPDCIIVDFSIGKIEAVQICQNLRKNIDFTDIVLIALLPDDGQPMSFDRSSINETFKKPFDAHLLAERLRTLVGAKKELV
- a CDS encoding M24 family metallopeptidase; this encodes MTDRISRLSTSLADLDVDAMLIVNDVNVRYLSGFTGDSSWLLVLPTSVTILSDGRYQVQLEQECPSIPAAIRPPGQRIGELFAEVASSYNLRRIGIESGHVSIAMLRDWEARLPEMTWVETSSVVENFRAIKDDFEIATIRQSIAIAQQAFRTVTANFKPTKTEQDIHYELEAAMRQLGAEGVSFHPIVGAEPSGALPHYRPGDMPLGECRTLLIDWGAKVDGYCSDLTRTLHRPGSKSANSDRYEAAYQAVLEAQLAAIATIRDGVAAVEVDAAARAVLAKAGFAEAFSHGLGHGFGLEIHEDPRMGPACTETLRSGMVLTVEPGVYFEGEFGIRIEDDLLVTDTGCELLSDLPKGLDDCPLVM
- the accB gene encoding acetyl-CoA carboxylase biotin carboxyl carrier protein, which gives rise to MTADSPKRGSTTKSVGSKSPQGAKSRSATGPGDVFDIDRIRQIVELMEQHELSEVDLQQADDRIRLTRGGSQPVPAAYPVSAPAPAPVAAAPAPAPAAAAPASGGSDAAASTAGTITINSPMVGTFYARANPEAPAFVKVGDRVSEDTVVCIVEAMKVFNEIPAECSGKIVEVLVGDQEPVDFNKPLFRIQTGS
- the accC gene encoding acetyl-CoA carboxylase biotin carboxylase subunit codes for the protein MFQRILIANRGEIALRIIRACREMGIESVAVFSQADADSMHVKLADRAICVGTARSADSYLKTDRIIAAAEVSGADAIHPGYGFLAENAQFNEMCRSSGFEFIGPSPSAMEKLGDKNTARSMAVAQNVPVVPGSDGLITDFSRAAAVAQEIGFPVLIKATAGGGGKGMRVAESEEVLVSQLEAARNEAIAAFGNGGVYLEKFVANPRHIEVQVIADTHGNVCHLFERDCSVQRRHQKLVEEAPSPDLPQERREAICDAAVRMIAGADYAGAGTVEFIVDKDYNFYFIEVNARIQVEHPVSEMITGVDLIQEQIRVAAGETLSFAQHDLHVSGVAIECRINAEDPKKNFQPCPGKIQSMFAPGGLGVRFDSHVATGYTVPPYYDSMIGKLIVHRPTRELAIATMLRALRELQVEGISTTVPFHEWILRDEAFLGGSVDTKYVDRAYKGQ